A window of Streptomyces sp. SAI-127 contains these coding sequences:
- a CDS encoding SigB/SigF/SigG family RNA polymerase sigma factor has product MSSVATRRQPHPHDDAPDTDKAFVRLARLPDGPERKALRDELVELWLPMAERIAVRFRGRGESLEDLYQVAALGLVKAVDHYDPARGSAFEAYAVPTVTGEIKRHFRDHMWTLHVPRRVQDLRNRVRQASKELAQTPGRAPTVAEIAERAQLTEDEVRTGAEALECFSALSLEAEMPGTDGYALGDALGGPDPGFDVVVDRVAVRPCLEALPERERTILYLRFFQGMTQSGIAEELGISQMHVSRLLSTCFAHLREEVMADAD; this is encoded by the coding sequence ATGTCGTCCGTCGCCACCAGAAGACAACCTCATCCGCACGACGACGCCCCCGACACCGACAAGGCGTTCGTGCGCCTGGCGCGGCTGCCCGACGGTCCGGAACGCAAGGCTCTGCGGGACGAGCTGGTCGAGCTCTGGCTGCCCATGGCCGAGCGGATCGCCGTCCGGTTCCGGGGCCGCGGGGAGTCCCTCGAAGACCTCTACCAGGTGGCCGCCCTCGGGCTCGTCAAGGCGGTCGACCATTACGACCCGGCACGCGGGAGCGCCTTCGAGGCGTACGCGGTGCCGACCGTGACCGGTGAGATCAAGCGGCACTTCCGCGACCACATGTGGACGCTGCACGTGCCGCGCCGGGTGCAGGACCTGCGCAACCGGGTCCGGCAGGCCTCGAAGGAGCTCGCCCAGACGCCCGGGCGGGCGCCCACCGTCGCCGAGATCGCCGAGCGGGCGCAGCTGACCGAGGACGAGGTACGCACCGGTGCCGAGGCACTGGAGTGCTTCTCGGCGCTGTCGCTGGAGGCGGAGATGCCCGGCACCGACGGCTACGCCCTGGGCGACGCGCTCGGCGGCCCCGACCCCGGCTTCGACGTGGTGGTCGACCGGGTGGCCGTCAGGCCGTGCCTGGAGGCCCTGCCGGAGCGCGAGCGGACCATTCTGTACCTGCGCTTCTTCCAGGGCATGACACAGAGCGGCATCGCCGAGGAACTGGGCATCTCGCAGATGCATGTCTCCCGGCTGCTCAGCACGTGCTTCGCGCACCTGCGCGAGGAGG